From the genome of Anaerolineae bacterium:
ACGTACTCCCAAACGGTGAAGTTGAAGGGGATATACTCCGCCTGGAGCACTAACCCAATCAGTTGGCTCAAAGCAGCGCGAGAGTAGTCGGCCTGGGGCCGGCCCTTGAGCCAGACCTGGCCGGATTGAGGAGACAGTAATCCCAGGATGACGTGCAGCAAGGTGGTTTTGCCCGCGCCGTTAGGGCCTAAAATGGCCGTAATTGTGCCGGGCGGAATGTCCAGAGAGAGGCTGTCCAAAACTGTTGCCCCCCCTGGATGGTAGCTAAAGCGCAGCCGGTCAAGGGAAATGATGGGCCGGTTGTTCATTGGCGTAACCCCAGGTTGGCGCTCAGCATCAGGCCGATAAAAATCAACGCGCCAATGAGCGAGGTCAAAATGCCCAGGGGAATTTCGCCGGGCAATAAGGTGCGGGCCAGGTTATCGCAAATCACCACAAAAATGCCGCCAACCAACATTGAGATGGGCACGGTAAATTGGGCATTGGCCCCGCCCAGGCGCCGGGCCAGGTGAGGCACAATCAGGCCCACCCAGCCCACCACCCCGCTAACGGAGATAACGGCAGCGGTGGCGGCCACCGCCGCCACCAACAGCAAGCCACGTTCCCGGCCCGGGGCCGCGCCCAGAGAAAAGGCGGTTTCGTCGTTTAAGGAAAGCAGGTTCAGCCGCCAGCGCATCAGGTAAACCAAAGCCAAGCCGGGCAAAACCAGGGGCAAAATGTACAGCAGGTCGCGCCAGGTGACACTCCACAGGCCGCCCAGCAGCCAGAAGGTGATTTCCGGCAATTGGGTCAGGGGGTCGGCCAGGTATTTTAAAACGCCGACTCCGGCGGAGAAGAGGGCCGACACCGCAATTCCGGCTAGAATCAGGCGCAACGCCCAGCCGCCAAACCGCCACTGCCGGGCCAGCGTGTACGACAAAAGCAGGCCCAGCAGGGCAAACAGCGTGGCCAGAATTTCAATCACCACCGGCGATGAGCCAATCCACAAAATGCTAAAGGCTGCGCCAAAAGCTGCGCCCTGGGACACGCCCAAAAAGCCCGGCTCCACCAGCGGGTTGCGAAAGACCATTTGCAACACAGCGCCGCAGGCAGAGAGGGTCATCCCCAGCAACAAAGCCGTCAACAGGCGGGGCAGGCG
Proteins encoded in this window:
- a CDS encoding iron ABC transporter permease — protein: MQFTPYRVSPARLLWLLALGLLLVFLLSVFVGRYPAPYWMSPGLLQEDALAQRLVFSLRLPRLLTALLLGMTLSACGAVLQMVFRNPLVEPGFLGVSQGAAFGAAFSILWIGSSPVVIEILATLFALLGLLLSYTLARQWRFGGWALRLILAGIAVSALFSAGVGVLKYLADPLTQLPEITFWLLGGLWSVTWRDLLYILPLVLPGLALVYLMRWRLNLLSLNDETAFSLGAAPGRERGLLLVAAVAATAAVISVSGVVGWVGLIVPHLARRLGGANAQFTVPISMLVGGIFVVICDNLARTLLPGEIPLGILTSLIGALIFIGLMLSANLGLRQ